The stretch of DNA aaaaaaaaaaaaatttttagacAAACAAAGAAATTATgtaaaatgaaaagaaaaaaacatatatataaaatagtaaaaaaatataaaaaaaaattaaaaattcctataatttttacataatcACCTAAGagatacataaatatatatgtatatttaaattataacatCAGTTATTAAGGATTGTATgcacttttattattttaaattaatttcttaaaagatatatatatatatatatttttatcttcttacacaaatatatataataaaaaaaaaggaaatatatatattaaatgccACATAATaataagcaaaaaaaaaaaaaaaaagaggaaaaataataaaataaatgtaatttttattttatcaaatgGTTAACTGaaactgaaaaaaaaaataagataaaataaaatacttcaaatgtttttgtttaaaaaatcaaatcCAAGtgccttaaaaaaaaaaaaaaaaatataatttgttcattaaaaaaataaaaaaaaaaggaataaaaataaatttattattattatttttttttatacttttaatCCTAATTGTGCTACTGAACAGTTAGGACATAATTTAGACATAAActctttttttgaaattgATAAGCAAAATGGACAATTTATACTATCTTCATTTGccttaattttctttaaactAACACAACATATTCTTAAGTtttctacaaaaaaaaaaaaaaataaaaaataaaatgagaataaataaaaaaacaatgtacatacatatatttatgcgcattattttattactatATTCATTGGGATCATAATCAATGTTATATTGTTCTGTACTTCTTTGCTCACACATAAGCAAAATCTTTTTTgcttttataatttcttcttcagatccttttatattttcgTAGTTGCCATTTATTAATCTTTTAGCGAACTAATAAAAAcaagaaaaacaaaatttcatttatttttttcgagcacgtatatatatatagttataatttttttgcataatttatgaatataacttataattttatttatttttattctaatttattttattttatttttttaccgATCCAGCGGTTACATAGTTTTGGGCTTTCCATGCTAACCCCATTCCTCTTCTTAAaactaaatataaatgaGAATTCTGCAAAGAACAACAAGTAAAGTAAGCCATTAATTCTAAACTTCTTCTAGGATCTTGACTAGCTGTAGCATTTCTTTCTTCTTCTAATCTCATAgctaaaatataatttttgcaCATATCTAAATAATCAGATAGTTCTTTTTCAATATCTTCAGAATTAACAAATATAATatgatataatatatttctaaaaaGGTCTAAAGCCATAGAAAATTTTCCTAAGGTTACTAATTTATGAgccttttttatttgattaaataaaaaatgttttgtTATATAAGTATTATTCACTGTTTGTTCATTCATGTTAACAGGTATTTTTAAGGGAAGAAAATTTTGCATAGGTGTTAAATAAACATAagtagaaatatatatatttttaattattgatTTAAATGGTTTCATATTAACAATTCCATATTTTTTAGATAATAACTTTAGGGCAGTTTGAATATTTTCTGTTCTTATGAAGTCTATTATtttggaatttttttttaaagatttcTGAATTATGCTTTCTCCTTTTTCAATTTTGgtaacttttttattaaaaatttcttgGTTTTCTTCAACTTCTAAATCGATATTAATATCTTCATCATTAACATCATTTTTCCAAACATCAATTTCTTCAGTAATATCACTTTTTTCTTCTGctttaatttcattaaattgTTCCTCCTCCTCTAGAGGAAATtcctttctttttaattgatGATTCacatttgtttttatattttgtgcAATTTTTTGACTTTTATAATTTGTATCATTTTCTTGTTTCGATTTTAAATTTTgcctttttaaaatttcatttttatttacttgaTAAGTCTGCTCTAAATTAATAGAAGGCCAATTATAAGAATTATTCCAAGTTATTCGCTCTTCTTTATCACTTTTGATTATTCcctttttttctaaattgtctaattctttttcattttttgttaattctTCAATCTTTACTATTGGAATGGGTGGAGAAAGATAATATGATTTCTTAGGACAATAATTACATTCATTTATATCAAAATCAAATTGTTTTTCTGATATATTGATAGGTATGTTATATAAGTGAGAGCATAATAAAGCTAAGTTTAATTGATTTtgttgaataaaaatattaattctttgctCAATATCTCCTAAATAAAGagaatttaaaaacataGATATAAAATCATTTCTTATAATAGATATagataacattttttttaacttttctatatttccactaaaaaaatataaaagcgATAATTTATCATATGCTTTATTTCTCTGTAAGGAATATTCAGCTATTTCAAAATTTCCTAATAACAAAGCATGAACACTTAAAATATTCCATATATGctttttatcaattttttttgcaGCTTTTAATGCATTATTTAAATGCCCAAGTTGAATAGATAAGTTAAATAATGTATGATTATTATTAACCATTTGTATTGCTAAATTTGCGAAtcctttctttttaatataccctattaaattataactaAAATATAGCTTTTTCTTTTGGAGTTCTTTATTGTTATCTGGACTATAACTACCCATGTCTAAATAATGATGAGCTAGctcttcattattattaattagaGCAAGTTTAAATAAATACTCTGTGtcatttaatatatcattCTTAACAATTTGCTGtctattaatataatatatgttgttgttataaattttaaataaatatacaggTTCAtccatatatttaattaatccTTTTTCtccatttattaaaatatattttaaatgactgaaagtattatatataaaagcatttttgttattttcatCCCATACACCACTTTTTACTCTTACATACTCATGTACTGTAcataaatgatttaaatcaATAGTAGTTATAACAACATtgtatttaaaaacaaaagcAATGTGATCTTTGATAACCTCTACAGAAATTATAGTATCTGTGTGAttcatttcatttaatattttcttaagattaatatcatataaatatattttgttttctccaaaaataataattttattattatttaaagaataaatattttctacTTTGAAGTTAATTTcaacttttttatataaattatcatcaggtaaattatgaatatttaaaacataactgttattttttctttcaacaaaaatatacttatttctTGACAAAAAAGTAGCACTACAACATtgcttattttttattatatattttacattatCAATACTAAAATCAttagtattttttatagGATTTTTTGTATGAGACCAAGGattaaaaacattaaaagGAGATGTATTACTTTCTTTAGTAGGGgtattaattttatcacATATGATTaaatcaaaagaaaaattttcttcttctttataaataaatataatcatAATATGTGTTGTacaaaaattgttataaattaacTTATGATATCCTGATATCATGGAGTTAACATTTTTTCTTATGCCACAAATATTACTATGTACATCTTTTTGGATATCATATAAAACTATAGACTTTTctttacaataaaaaaagaggTTTTCATATTTATCGAAAGggcatttttctttttcaaatttaaaaataaccaTACCTGAATCATGACCAGCACTAATGAGATTAGAATTAGGTTTAAAAGCGAGAACCCAGAATCTATCGTTTTCCCTTCTAAATGTATGAATACACactcttttattaatatccCAAATGCGAATAGTTCTATCTTCACTATTACTTAACAGTAAATCATCATTACTTCGATGGAATAATAAGCTAGAAACATTATTAAAATGCCCTCTTAATGTATCTAATTCCCAacatttattatcattatatcTCCATAATTTAACTAATTTGTCATCTGAACCAGAAGCAATAATTGGCAGATTATGATGAAAAGCACAACAGTTTACTCCCTTCTCATGCCCttctaaaataaatttacatATAGCATCTGAAGCTCCAAACATATTGCTTTGCTGATTTTGTTGATTAGAAATAAATGAGTATGtgtttatattattagtcatatttaaaaaatctgcattatatatattcttagaTAGTCCATATGGTTTATCACTTAATGcattatcatttttagaTATTACATGTTTTTCTCTTAGCAATTTAATATCCCAAACTCTTAATGTTTTATCTAAACTActtgaaataattaaatctAAGTTTGGGTGAAATTCTGCACACATGACATAATGGTTATGACCTGTTAATATAGCTATACAAACTCTACTTTGCCAATTCCAGATTCTAATAGTTTGATCATCTGATGCGGAAAGAATCCAAGGGTAATCTGGATGAAATTGAACCTTTCTAATATAATCTAAATGCCCTactaaattaaaaacacaTTTTTTTAAGTGAATATTCCaaacttttattaaataatcgTCTGCACCACTTACAAACAGTGGCTGAACATTATGGAAATCTATTCCTCTTACTGGCCCTTCATGCTCTTCGaatttttcaattaaaataCCTATTCTATAATCCCACATTTGAATTACTCCATTATGTAAACCTGCTAAtatcaaatttattttagGATGAAAGGAAATACTTTTCACTCGTTGACTTTTCGTTTCACATTTTACcaacattttttttgtattattttatcagtattcaaaaaaaaaaaaaaaaaaaaaaatagggcctaaaaattatttgaaggattcttttttaaagtttttcaattta from Plasmodium relictum strain SGS1 genome assembly, chromosome: 11 encodes:
- a CDS encoding coatomer alpha subunit, putative, producing the protein MLVKCETKSQRVKSISFHPKINLILAGLHNGVIQMWDYRIGILIEKFEEHEGPVRGIDFHNVQPLFVSGADDYLIKVWNIHLKKCVFNLVGHLDYIRKVQFHPDYPWILSASDDQTIRIWNWQSRVCIAILTGHNHYVMCAEFHPNLDLIISSSLDKTLRVWDIKLLREKHVISKNDNALSDKPYGLSKNIYNADFLNMTNNINTYSFISNQQNQQSNMFGASDAICKFILEGHEKGVNCCAFHHNLPIIASGSDDKLVKLWRYNDNKCWELDTLRGHFNNVSSLLFHRSNDDLLLSNSEDRTIRIWDINKRVCIHTFRRENDRFWVLAFKPNSNLISAGHDSGMVIFKFEKEKCPFDKYENLFFYCKEKSIVLYDIQKDVHSNICGIRKNVNSMISGYHKLIYNNFCTTHIMIIFIYKEEENFSFDLIICDKINTPTKESNTSPFNVFNPWSHTKNPIKNTNDFSIDNVKYIIKNKQCCSATFLSRNKYIFVERKNNSYVLNIHNLPDDNLYKKVEINFKVENIYSLNNNKIIIFGENKIYLYDINLKKILNEMNHTDTIISVEVIKDHIAFVFKYNVVITTIDLNHLCTVHEYVRVKSGVWDENNKNAFIYNTFSHLKYILINGEKGLIKYMDEPVYLFKIYNNNIYYINRQQIVKNDILNDTEYLFKLALINNNEELAHHYLDMGSYSPDNNKELQKKKLYFSYNLIGYIKKKGFANLAIQMVNNNHTLFNLSIQLGHLNNALKAAKKIDKKHIWNILSVHALLLGNFEIAEYSLQRNKAYDKLSLLYFFSGNIEKLKKMLSISIIRNDFISMFLNSLYLGDIEQRINIFIQQNQLNLALLCSHLYNIPINISEKQFDFDINECNYCPKKSYYLSPPIPIVKIEELTKNEKELDNLEKKGIIKSDKEERITWNNSYNWPSINLEQTYQVNKNEILKRQNLKSKQENDTNYKSQKIAQNIKTNVNHQLKRKEFPLEEEEQFNEIKAEEKSDITEEIDVWKNDVNDEDINIDLEVEENQEIFNKKVTKIEKGESIIQKSLKKNSKIIDFIRTENIQTALKLLSKKYGIVNMKPFKSIIKNIYISTYVYLTPMQNFLPLKIPVNMNEQTVNNTYITKHFLFNQIKKAHKLVTLGKFSMALDLFRNILYHIIFVNSEDIEKELSDYLDMCKNYILAMRLEEERNATASQDPRRSLELMAYFTCCSLQNSHLYLVLRRGMGLAWKAQNYVTAGSFAKRLINGNYENIKGSEEEIIKAKKILLMCEQRSTEQYNIDYDPNEYKNLRICCVSLKKIKANEDSINCPFCLSISKKEFMSKLCPNCSVAQLGLKALGFDFLNKNI